In Archangium violaceum, the following are encoded in one genomic region:
- a CDS encoding tetratricopeptide repeat protein, with product MKAVLRFGALAVGVALTAGGAGEAAQPSRKPSKAAVQRDSKRQDTPRPEAREAKDAKAAKDSKDVKEAKRPASEGKEREGPARMGPARMGPSSMANAPRIADEKKDGLADRKRDEAIEGFKRLIPKLQEGSHRRADMLYRLAELYWEKSKYLYQQEMNRYLAAEKAHDAATARGEKVDAPKEDHRDSERYRAETMRIYEELLSGYAEWPQRDEILFYLGYNLQELGRRDDAVKRYLQLIQEYPQSQFVPDTYVQLGNHYFDNNKLKEAREYYEKARESKVPKVYAYAVYKLAWCDYNAGAYDEGLAKLHEVVDYAGERGEELGDLKTESLNDVIVFYVKLDRAKDGIAYFKQKAPEKRQERLISKMAVQLMDVGLYDSAIETYRTLIQDKPMGPGAPEYQQSIVKSFEGLRKRDQVRAEMKRMVELYRPGGEWWQANAGNKPVLRNAFGVTEEAMRVMVTDYHQEAQKTRQVETYRLARDIYKQYVDTFASSNDPEFISDSAFNMRFFYAEILWALEEWEAAAVQYDAVVAFQVPDRDSAREVTNEQYRKNASFAAIMAYDKLVKIERGQLAKTELKDGQKVDENKSKGQVEKKGRLTKKGTDQAEEPLSRFEERLVAACDTYNKLYPDNPDEIDLRYQAALIVYDRHHYVDAARRFGEIINKFPAERRSRDAADLTMYVLESREEWLELNKLSRQFLANEKLLKPSPEFAARVARVVEGSQYKWIHEVVYQKEKNPAKAAELFLDYVKEFPKSENADRALTSAMVIFQEAGQLDRGVQAGERVLSDYSGSIFEPKVRYTLARLYEKLAEFRKAAAMYAAFVDTHDAATRALAPQQGKDKQAKASSKKGKNAKDVKDAKAKEPKSSDTPSTDEARASRDAERRQLLTEAEAWVADALFNAGLWWEGVGESDKAITAYRAYLTRFKDRPDVPQIAYNIALVHEKDGKWAEAARAFESFTETYGKDSRTAAGQVYLARYQQLLAYRKVKDARNIERVHEELVRGWARLSPEEKQRPELLNAYGHARFLAVEYDWQRYVGIKFKSVATIRRDLAAKQQSIQKLEKAYTDVLATGSGEWGIAALTRVGLAYSDFARNILESPDPAGLDEEQLAMYRSELENLALPLEDKASEALEKALSKAYELALYNEWTLAAQEQVNRYHPGAYAQVRQVPFRGSEFFVTADVAKEPGLPDTSQAGATPAPATPAPAAPAAPEQPSTEASLMPSSASGEVRP from the coding sequence ATGAAGGCGGTCCTTCGTTTCGGTGCGCTGGCGGTGGGAGTGGCGCTCACCGCGGGCGGGGCAGGGGAGGCGGCACAGCCGTCTCGGAAGCCCTCCAAGGCAGCGGTGCAGCGTGATTCCAAGCGCCAGGACACCCCGCGTCCGGAGGCTCGGGAGGCCAAGGATGCGAAGGCGGCCAAGGATTCCAAGGACGTGAAGGAGGCGAAGCGCCCCGCGTCCGAGGGCAAGGAGCGCGAGGGGCCGGCGCGCATGGGCCCCGCGCGCATGGGTCCCTCGTCCATGGCCAACGCGCCCCGGATCGCCGACGAGAAGAAGGACGGGCTCGCGGACCGCAAGCGCGACGAGGCCATCGAGGGCTTCAAGCGCCTCATTCCCAAGCTGCAGGAGGGCTCGCACCGCAGGGCGGACATGCTCTACCGCCTGGCCGAGCTCTACTGGGAAAAGTCCAAGTACCTCTACCAGCAGGAGATGAACCGCTACCTGGCCGCGGAGAAGGCCCATGACGCGGCCACCGCCCGGGGCGAGAAGGTGGATGCGCCCAAGGAGGATCACCGCGACAGCGAGCGCTACCGCGCCGAGACGATGCGCATCTACGAGGAGCTGCTGAGCGGCTACGCGGAGTGGCCGCAGCGCGACGAGATCCTCTTCTACCTGGGCTACAACCTGCAGGAGCTCGGCCGGCGCGACGACGCGGTGAAGCGCTACCTCCAGCTCATCCAGGAGTACCCCCAGTCGCAGTTCGTGCCAGACACCTACGTCCAGCTGGGCAACCACTACTTCGACAACAACAAGCTGAAGGAGGCGCGCGAGTACTACGAGAAGGCGCGCGAGTCGAAGGTGCCCAAGGTGTATGCCTACGCCGTCTACAAGCTGGCGTGGTGCGACTACAACGCGGGTGCCTACGACGAGGGCCTCGCCAAGCTGCACGAGGTGGTGGACTACGCCGGCGAGCGCGGTGAGGAGCTGGGTGACCTCAAGACCGAGTCGCTCAACGACGTGATCGTCTTCTACGTCAAGCTGGACCGGGCGAAGGACGGCATCGCCTACTTCAAGCAGAAGGCTCCCGAGAAGCGGCAGGAGCGGCTGATCTCCAAGATGGCCGTGCAGCTCATGGACGTGGGTCTGTACGACAGCGCCATCGAGACGTACCGCACGCTCATCCAGGACAAGCCGATGGGCCCCGGCGCGCCGGAATACCAGCAGTCCATCGTCAAGTCCTTCGAGGGTCTGCGCAAGCGCGACCAGGTGCGCGCGGAGATGAAGCGCATGGTGGAGCTGTACCGGCCCGGCGGCGAGTGGTGGCAGGCCAACGCCGGCAACAAGCCGGTGCTGCGCAATGCCTTCGGCGTCACCGAGGAGGCCATGCGCGTGATGGTGACGGACTACCACCAGGAGGCGCAGAAGACGCGCCAGGTGGAGACGTACCGGCTCGCCCGCGACATCTACAAGCAGTACGTCGACACCTTCGCCTCCAGCAACGACCCCGAGTTCATCTCCGACTCCGCCTTCAACATGCGGTTCTTCTACGCGGAGATCCTCTGGGCCCTGGAGGAGTGGGAGGCCGCCGCCGTCCAGTACGACGCCGTCGTGGCCTTCCAGGTCCCCGACCGGGACTCGGCCCGCGAGGTGACCAACGAGCAGTACCGCAAGAACGCGTCCTTCGCGGCCATCATGGCCTACGACAAGCTCGTGAAGATCGAGCGCGGCCAGCTCGCCAAGACGGAGCTCAAGGACGGCCAGAAGGTCGACGAGAACAAGTCCAAGGGCCAGGTGGAGAAGAAGGGCCGCCTCACCAAGAAGGGGACCGATCAGGCCGAGGAGCCGCTCTCGCGCTTCGAGGAGCGCCTGGTGGCCGCCTGCGACACCTACAACAAGCTCTACCCGGACAACCCGGACGAGATCGACCTGCGCTACCAGGCCGCCCTCATCGTCTACGATCGGCACCACTACGTGGACGCGGCCCGGCGCTTCGGGGAGATCATCAACAAGTTCCCCGCCGAGCGGCGCTCGCGTGACGCCGCCGACCTCACCATGTACGTGCTCGAGTCGCGCGAGGAATGGCTGGAGCTCAACAAGCTGTCACGGCAGTTCCTCGCCAACGAGAAGCTGCTCAAGCCCAGTCCCGAGTTCGCCGCTCGCGTGGCCCGCGTCGTCGAGGGCTCGCAGTACAAGTGGATCCACGAGGTCGTCTACCAGAAGGAGAAGAACCCGGCGAAGGCCGCCGAGCTGTTCCTCGACTACGTGAAGGAGTTCCCGAAGTCGGAGAACGCCGACCGGGCGCTCACCTCCGCCATGGTCATCTTCCAGGAGGCCGGGCAGCTCGACCGCGGCGTGCAGGCCGGCGAGCGCGTCCTCTCGGACTACTCCGGCAGCATCTTCGAGCCCAAGGTCCGCTACACGCTCGCGCGCCTCTACGAGAAGCTCGCCGAGTTCCGCAAGGCCGCCGCCATGTACGCCGCCTTCGTGGACACCCATGACGCCGCCACCCGCGCGCTCGCGCCCCAGCAGGGCAAGGACAAGCAGGCCAAGGCCTCGTCCAAGAAGGGCAAGAACGCGAAGGATGTGAAGGACGCGAAGGCGAAGGAGCCCAAGTCCAGCGACACGCCGAGCACGGACGAGGCCCGGGCCAGCAGGGACGCGGAGCGCCGCCAGCTGCTCACCGAGGCCGAGGCCTGGGTGGCCGATGCCCTCTTCAACGCCGGCCTCTGGTGGGAGGGCGTGGGCGAGTCCGACAAGGCCATCACCGCCTACCGCGCGTACCTCACGCGCTTCAAGGACCGGCCGGACGTGCCGCAGATCGCCTACAACATCGCGCTCGTCCACGAGAAGGACGGCAAGTGGGCCGAGGCGGCGCGTGCCTTCGAATCCTTCACCGAGACGTATGGGAAGGACTCCCGCACCGCGGCCGGCCAGGTGTACCTGGCTCGCTACCAGCAGCTGCTCGCGTACCGGAAGGTGAAGGACGCGCGCAACATCGAGCGCGTGCACGAGGAGCTCGTCCGCGGCTGGGCCCGGCTGTCTCCGGAGGAGAAGCAGCGGCCGGAGCTCCTCAACGCCTACGGCCATGCTCGCTTCCTCGCGGTGGAGTACGACTGGCAGCGCTACGTGGGCATCAAGTTCAAGAGCGTCGCCACCATCCGGCGCGACCTGGCCGCCAAGCAGCAGTCCATCCAGAAGCTGGAGAAGGCCTATACGGACGTGCTGGCCACCGGCTCGGGCGAGTGGGGCATCGCCGCGCTCACCCGCGTCGGCCTCGCCTACTCGGACTTCGCGCGCAACATCCTCGAGTCGCCGGATCCGGCGGGGCTCGACGAGGAGCAGCTCGCCATGTACCGCAGCGAGCTGGAGAACCTCGCGCTCCCTCTGGAGGACAAGGCCAGCGAGGCGCTCGAAAAGGCGCTGAGCAAGGCCTATGAACTGGCGCTCTACAACGAGTGGACGCTGGCCGCGCAGGAGCAGGTGAACCGCTACCACCCGGGGGCCTACGCGCAGGTGCGCCAGGTTCCCTTCCGCGGCAGCGAGTTCTTCGTCACCGCCGACGTGGCCAAGGAGCCGGGCCTCCCGGACACCAGCCAGGCCGGTGCCACTCCGGCGCCCGCCACTCCAGCCCCCGCCGCTCCGGCGGCTCCCGAGCAGCCCTCGACCGAGGCTTCGCTCATGCCGTCCTCCGCCTCGGGGGAGGTGCGGCCGTGA
- a CDS encoding tetratricopeptide repeat protein: MKRLLLATFLVLAPLAASAQDVNAYNQALAAFNAGQLDAAAPRFFELSAKAADEEVRAKSEYYLAQTFARKDMPVSALVTYAQIVNAGPSHPNYLQALEGLVDVQQKLNEQNLVPNILDKAYTPEVRDRWVKLPKEVLARINYMVGTISQRRGRFEEARALLEAVPPDSRVYARARYLLGVVLADPHFPGRPAEADTLDAAALAAFRGALDAKGPQIAHDEVKQLALLGMGRLHYGRHEYPPAISSYEAVPRYGRFWDQALFENGFARFQGEDFGGALGSLQALHAPQFEGAFQPESWILKATVYYYSCLFDEVKTTLAAYDTLYEPMAKQLEPFAGEELDLLSAYNLVAAENRRLPGPIYLWIRDNERIQDVMRMIAQVDAEKRMANELGVWRGTGLVPETVSSLEQVRGTLMQIGGRFAKSRLQEAAQNLRTFADQAEIIRVQTALDEKDLLLAGVDQKALLKSQSIYRPKMPGASWNYWKFQGEFWRDEIGYYQYTLKRGCPAKLQGK; this comes from the coding sequence ATGAAACGACTCCTGCTCGCTACCTTTCTTGTCCTCGCGCCGCTGGCCGCCTCCGCGCAGGACGTGAACGCCTACAATCAGGCGCTCGCGGCCTTCAACGCGGGCCAGCTGGACGCCGCCGCGCCGCGCTTCTTCGAGCTGTCCGCCAAGGCGGCCGACGAAGAGGTGCGCGCCAAGTCCGAGTACTACCTGGCGCAGACCTTCGCCCGGAAGGACATGCCCGTCAGCGCGCTCGTCACCTACGCGCAGATCGTCAACGCCGGCCCCAGCCATCCCAACTACCTCCAGGCGCTGGAGGGGCTGGTGGACGTGCAGCAGAAGCTGAACGAGCAGAACCTCGTGCCCAACATCCTCGACAAGGCCTACACGCCCGAGGTGCGGGACCGGTGGGTGAAGCTGCCCAAGGAGGTGCTCGCCCGCATCAACTACATGGTGGGCACCATCAGCCAGCGCCGCGGTCGCTTCGAGGAGGCTCGCGCCCTGTTGGAGGCAGTGCCGCCCGACAGCCGCGTCTATGCCCGTGCCCGCTACCTGCTGGGCGTGGTGCTGGCGGATCCCCACTTCCCGGGCCGTCCCGCCGAGGCGGACACGCTGGACGCCGCCGCCCTGGCCGCCTTCCGGGGCGCCCTGGATGCCAAGGGTCCGCAGATCGCCCATGACGAGGTGAAGCAGCTCGCGCTGCTGGGCATGGGGCGTCTGCACTACGGCCGCCACGAGTACCCGCCGGCCATCTCCTCCTACGAGGCCGTGCCGCGCTACGGCCGCTTCTGGGATCAGGCCCTCTTCGAGAATGGCTTCGCCCGCTTCCAGGGCGAGGACTTCGGCGGTGCGCTGGGCAGCCTCCAGGCGCTGCACGCGCCCCAGTTCGAGGGCGCCTTCCAGCCCGAGTCGTGGATCCTCAAGGCGACCGTCTACTATTACAGCTGCCTCTTCGACGAGGTGAAGACCACGCTGGCGGCCTACGACACGCTGTATGAGCCGATGGCGAAGCAGCTCGAGCCGTTCGCCGGGGAGGAGCTGGATCTGCTGAGCGCCTACAACCTGGTGGCGGCGGAGAACCGGCGGCTGCCGGGCCCCATCTATCTGTGGATCCGCGACAACGAGCGCATCCAGGACGTGATGCGGATGATCGCCCAGGTGGACGCGGAGAAGCGCATGGCCAACGAGCTGGGCGTCTGGCGCGGCACGGGCCTGGTGCCGGAGACGGTGTCCTCGCTCGAGCAGGTGCGCGGCACGCTGATGCAGATCGGCGGCAGGTTCGCCAAGAGCCGCCTCCAGGAGGCCGCGCAGAACCTGCGCACCTTCGCGGATCAGGCGGAGATCATCCGCGTGCAGACGGCGCTCGACGAGAAGGACCTGCTGCTGGCCGGGGTGGATCAGAAGGCGCTGCTCAAGAGCCAGTCCATCTACCGGCCGAAGATGCCGGGGGCGTCCTGGAACTACTGGAAGTTCCAGGGCGAGTTCTGGCGCGACGAGATCGGCTACTACCAATACACGCTCAAGCGTGGCTGCCCGGCGAAGCTCCAGGGCAAGTAG
- a CDS encoding outer membrane beta-barrel domain-containing protein, which translates to MRSTSFVALLLAAAAAPALAQEIPSAPSETAPIPVKPEPKQPEPELPSPEPVPEESQTPARVPDAPLAEALGPELQPVSDPNQQRLVNGAPLHNPNVAVHVVQKKRFADEGRHEFSLYPVVAQVNGRFTQHAGSALHYTYHLQENFGLQLSTQYNWYSNESLFNLELIDKVREQAQAASALLLVWGAQAGVEVTPLYGKFAFYDNHLLQFSLVLSGGAGIGSTRVLIRPDVTNEVDGEQFTVPARFGDTGTKFLGSVGGGFRVQFGDSMAVRLEVRDLVYTARVDRVDGCDLQDFQKLEDGRGTGRPFSELGLSGSCQYQRFDGVDPKTHKNYREDIVLGKDLVGNPSSDVLNNVSFYAGFSYLF; encoded by the coding sequence ATGCGATCCACCTCGTTTGTCGCGTTGCTCCTGGCCGCGGCCGCCGCGCCGGCCCTGGCCCAGGAGATTCCGTCGGCGCCCTCGGAGACGGCGCCCATTCCCGTGAAGCCGGAGCCGAAGCAGCCCGAGCCCGAGCTTCCCTCTCCCGAGCCGGTGCCCGAGGAGTCCCAGACGCCAGCGCGGGTGCCGGACGCACCACTGGCCGAGGCCCTGGGGCCCGAGCTGCAACCGGTGTCGGATCCGAACCAGCAGCGGCTGGTGAACGGGGCGCCGCTGCACAACCCGAACGTGGCCGTCCACGTGGTGCAGAAGAAGCGCTTCGCGGATGAGGGCCGGCACGAGTTCTCGCTCTACCCGGTGGTGGCGCAGGTGAACGGCCGGTTCACCCAGCACGCCGGCAGCGCGCTCCACTACACGTATCACCTGCAGGAGAACTTCGGCCTGCAGCTGTCCACCCAGTACAACTGGTACTCGAACGAGAGCCTCTTCAACCTGGAGCTCATCGACAAGGTACGCGAGCAGGCGCAGGCGGCCTCGGCGCTGCTGCTGGTGTGGGGCGCGCAGGCGGGCGTGGAGGTGACGCCGCTGTACGGCAAGTTCGCCTTCTACGACAACCACCTGCTGCAGTTCAGCCTGGTGCTCAGCGGCGGAGCGGGCATCGGCTCCACGCGCGTGCTGATCCGGCCCGACGTCACCAACGAGGTGGACGGCGAGCAGTTCACCGTCCCGGCGCGCTTCGGTGACACGGGCACGAAGTTCCTCGGCTCGGTGGGCGGTGGCTTCCGCGTGCAGTTCGGCGACTCCATGGCCGTGCGGTTGGAGGTGCGTGACCTCGTCTACACGGCCCGCGTGGATCGCGTGGACGGGTGCGACCTGCAGGATTTCCAGAAGCTGGAGGACGGCCGGGGCACGGGCCGGCCCTTCTCGGAGCTGGGGCTGAGCGGCAGCTGCCAGTACCAGCGCTTCGACGGCGTGGACCCGAAGACGCACAAGAACTACCGCGAGGACATCGTCCTGGGGAAGGACCTGGTCGGCAATCCCTCCTCGGACGTGCTCAACAACGTCAGCTTCTACGCCGGCTTCTCCTACCTCTTCTGA
- a CDS encoding outer membrane beta-barrel domain-containing protein, producing MTARTLPLSASLALLLTALSASAQQQVLDPAAVRHRLFSPEEHLEASISVGLPVREYLTAHYNLNVGVAYNLFNTFGLEARAGYALSRHTGLARSISESFLNREDKKITDELEDMWEMNLHGVVGARWAPIYGKLSLLADETAHFQAYLWGGGGLASLRRQSVIQCTSVQNRELGICDDRSDPLDASTAKENYWRTETRMAPVVSGAVGFRFFVASGHAIRFELRDWVFTDQYRVNVVREDWEAGRESGEPARNPGLTHLVQFDLGYTFIF from the coding sequence ATGACTGCACGCACGCTTCCACTCTCCGCTTCCTTGGCGTTGCTGCTGACGGCGTTGTCCGCCTCGGCGCAACAGCAGGTGTTGGACCCGGCCGCGGTGCGCCACCGGCTCTTCTCTCCGGAGGAGCACCTGGAGGCGTCCATTTCGGTGGGGTTGCCGGTGCGCGAGTACCTCACCGCGCACTACAACCTCAACGTCGGCGTGGCCTACAACCTCTTCAACACGTTCGGCCTGGAGGCACGGGCCGGCTATGCGCTCAGCCGCCACACGGGCCTGGCGCGCTCCATCTCCGAGAGCTTCCTCAACCGTGAGGACAAGAAGATCACGGACGAGCTCGAGGACATGTGGGAGATGAATCTCCACGGCGTGGTGGGGGCCCGCTGGGCGCCCATCTACGGCAAGCTGTCGCTGCTGGCCGACGAGACGGCGCACTTCCAGGCGTACCTCTGGGGCGGCGGCGGGCTGGCCTCGCTGCGGCGCCAGTCGGTGATCCAGTGCACCAGCGTGCAGAACCGCGAGCTGGGCATCTGCGATGACCGGTCGGACCCGCTCGATGCCTCCACCGCGAAGGAGAACTACTGGCGCACCGAGACGCGCATGGCGCCGGTGGTGTCCGGCGCGGTGGGCTTCCGCTTCTTCGTGGCCAGTGGGCACGCCATCCGCTTCGAGCTGCGCGACTGGGTCTTCACGGACCAGTACCGCGTGAACGTGGTGCGCGAGGACTGGGAGGCGGGGCGGGAGAGTGGTGAGCCCGCGCGGAATCCGGGCCTGACGCACCTGGTGCAGTTCGACCTCGGCTACACCTTCATCTTCTGA
- a CDS encoding SRPBCC domain-containing protein: MSQANNPNAAVSTKRLLPANPRQVFAAFEQPDRLAQWWGPSGFTNTFEQFEFKPGGRWVFVMHGPNGANYPNESVFREIQPDTRIVIEHVVKPWFRLTVTLTARGDKTHLAWVQEFESPEVAAKMRRLSDTANEQNLDRLQSLLARE; encoded by the coding sequence ATGTCCCAAGCGAACAACCCGAACGCTGCCGTTAGCACCAAGCGGTTATTACCAGCCAACCCGCGACAGGTATTCGCCGCGTTCGAGCAACCGGATCGCCTCGCTCAATGGTGGGGGCCGAGCGGCTTCACGAACACGTTCGAGCAGTTTGAGTTCAAGCCCGGCGGTCGGTGGGTCTTTGTGATGCACGGCCCGAATGGTGCCAACTACCCCAACGAGAGTGTCTTCCGGGAGATTCAGCCAGATACCAGGATCGTGATCGAGCACGTCGTAAAGCCATGGTTCAGGCTCACGGTGACACTGACCGCTCGCGGTGACAAAACGCACCTGGCTTGGGTCCAGGAGTTCGAGAGCCCCGAGGTCGCCGCGAAGATGCGCCGCCTTAGCGACACCGCCAACGAGCAGAACCTCGACCGGCTCCAGTCGTTACTCGCGCGTGAGTGA
- a CDS encoding tetratricopeptide repeat protein, protein MCIAITTNGCNPFRHVVTQTRNEDVLLRSEPVSKPTQESVYSARLSADAGRPISVSAFRQQMCERRERQVLDRTLITTKGPEGSKVPPLWGVVGGVGLVAGAIMGIKGFQTESREDRNLYLGGAISFSLLGVLLGSPYVHQELTSSERREHLGEVEVDLMRGRAPCGEPVPASQVEVKLVSTNGRGEILARTDAQGQAVIPDAEVPKLDAPVNLYVEGRDVGRSDAAVERGRAAALLVSEKDCARGNAPGCYVLGTLYLEGHGVVQNPSRAAAFLEKACTGGSAQGCGLLSTLHLEGRGVALNPSRAVALLEKACTGGDAGACSNLGSLYGKGRVVSRDSSRAAELYGKACRSGDAQGCSNLGAAYLNGTGVPQDPSRAAELFDEACGKGNASACGNLGVCYDNGMGVVQDSSRAVKLFEMACFNGNARACDNLSQSYMMGRGVTQNSEHAAEMRRRAISLGLLSE, encoded by the coding sequence GTGTGTATCGCGATCACCACGAACGGCTGCAACCCGTTCCGCCACGTCGTCACCCAGACGCGCAACGAGGACGTGCTGCTGCGCTCGGAACCCGTGTCCAAGCCCACCCAGGAGAGCGTCTACAGCGCCCGGCTCTCGGCCGATGCCGGCCGGCCCATCTCTGTGAGCGCGTTCCGACAACAGATGTGCGAACGGCGCGAGCGCCAGGTGCTCGACCGCACCCTCATCACCACGAAGGGGCCCGAGGGCTCCAAGGTTCCTCCGTTGTGGGGCGTGGTGGGGGGAGTGGGTCTCGTCGCGGGCGCCATCATGGGCATCAAGGGATTCCAGACCGAATCGCGCGAGGATCGGAACCTCTATCTTGGAGGCGCGATCAGCTTCAGCCTGCTCGGTGTCTTGCTGGGCAGTCCCTATGTGCACCAGGAGCTCACCTCGAGCGAGCGCCGCGAGCATCTCGGTGAAGTGGAGGTCGACCTGATGCGCGGGCGCGCTCCGTGCGGAGAGCCGGTGCCCGCCAGCCAGGTCGAGGTCAAGCTCGTGAGCACGAACGGTCGCGGGGAGATCCTCGCGCGCACCGACGCTCAGGGCCAGGCGGTGATTCCCGACGCGGAAGTGCCGAAGCTGGACGCTCCGGTCAATCTGTACGTCGAGGGCCGAGATGTCGGCCGCAGTGACGCCGCCGTCGAACGGGGCCGGGCCGCTGCCCTGCTGGTGTCCGAGAAGGACTGCGCACGCGGCAATGCCCCGGGGTGCTATGTGCTCGGGACGCTCTACCTGGAGGGCCACGGTGTGGTCCAGAACCCGAGTCGTGCGGCCGCGTTCTTGGAGAAGGCCTGCACGGGGGGAAGCGCACAGGGTTGCGGCCTTCTTTCCACGCTCCATCTGGAGGGCCGCGGCGTGGCCCTGAACCCGTCCCGTGCCGTCGCGCTGCTGGAGAAAGCCTGCACGGGGGGGGATGCCGGGGCCTGCAGCAACCTGGGCTCGCTGTACGGCAAGGGTCGCGTCGTCTCCCGGGATTCGAGCCGTGCCGCCGAGCTGTATGGCAAGGCGTGCAGGAGCGGGGATGCCCAAGGCTGCAGCAACCTGGGCGCGGCCTACTTGAATGGGACGGGAGTTCCCCAGGATCCGAGCCGTGCCGCCGAGCTGTTCGACGAGGCCTGCGGCAAGGGGAATGCCTCGGCGTGTGGCAACCTTGGCGTGTGCTACGACAATGGCATGGGCGTCGTCCAGGACTCGAGCCGCGCCGTCAAATTGTTCGAGATGGCCTGCTTCAACGGAAATGCCAGGGCGTGCGACAACCTCAGCCAGAGCTACATGATGGGACGCGGCGTCACCCAGAATTCAGAGCATGCCGCCGAGATGAGGAGGCGGGCCATCTCTCTTGGGCTGCTGTCGGAGTAG
- a CDS encoding LysR family transcriptional regulator, whose translation MSRDINLNRIEIFREVATSGSFTKAASKLRQPKSRVSRNISALEAELGVRLIHRSSRHFRLTEAGQIFYLRMQGLMEQVHEAIDELTENTHEVSGPIRLSVAEDIGQFLMSRVCRDFLKLHPGVQVDLHLSNDHVDLLGGSFDLAVRVGRLKDSSILQRKLGETYLLLAASPGFLGEHGGLPKEPVDLTELPFLGFSGFGSFQQRLSLINGGDERQLQVNSLFLSNDLLILKSMAMEGMGLAWLPEFLMKDELQSGSLVHVFRGWTSQSLPIQIVLPPRRDIPLRIKSFVEFVAVALQKEFREGEPLGRDR comes from the coding sequence TTGTCCCGGGACATCAACCTCAACCGCATCGAAATCTTCAGGGAGGTCGCCACCAGTGGCAGCTTCACCAAGGCCGCATCGAAACTGAGGCAGCCGAAGTCACGTGTCAGCCGCAACATCTCGGCGCTGGAGGCCGAGCTGGGCGTGCGGCTCATCCACCGCTCCTCGCGTCACTTCCGGCTGACGGAAGCAGGCCAGATCTTCTATCTGAGGATGCAGGGGCTGATGGAGCAGGTGCACGAGGCCATCGACGAGCTCACGGAGAATACCCATGAAGTCTCGGGGCCCATCCGGCTCAGCGTGGCCGAGGACATCGGACAGTTTCTCATGAGCCGCGTCTGCCGGGACTTCCTGAAACTGCATCCGGGAGTGCAGGTCGACCTTCACCTCTCGAACGACCATGTCGACCTGCTCGGCGGTTCGTTCGATCTCGCCGTGCGCGTGGGCCGGCTCAAGGACAGCTCCATCCTTCAAAGGAAGCTGGGAGAGACGTACCTGCTCCTTGCCGCGAGCCCGGGTTTTCTTGGCGAGCACGGCGGTCTGCCGAAGGAGCCGGTCGACCTCACCGAGCTTCCCTTTCTCGGCTTCTCAGGCTTCGGGTCCTTTCAGCAGCGGCTGTCACTGATCAACGGCGGTGATGAGCGCCAGCTCCAGGTGAATAGCCTCTTCCTGAGCAACGACTTGCTGATCCTGAAGTCCATGGCCATGGAAGGCATGGGGCTCGCATGGCTTCCGGAGTTCCTCATGAAGGATGAACTTCAGAGCGGCTCACTGGTTCACGTGTTCCGTGGCTGGACGTCGCAGTCCTTACCGATCCAGATCGTGCTGCCCCCGCGGCGGGACATCCCGTTGCGGATCAAAAGCTTCGTCGAGTTCGTCGCCGTGGCACTCCAGAAGGAATTCCGAGAAGGAGAGCCCCTCGGCCGCGACCGGTAA